The following proteins are co-located in the Aquarana catesbeiana isolate 2022-GZ linkage group LG02, ASM4218655v1, whole genome shotgun sequence genome:
- the LOC141129809 gene encoding keratin, type II cytoskeletal cochleal-like: MSHRSILASSGHKHFSSGSVSLPKLSSSHSFLSHSSKNVHQTQHCFSSKSDHSVGLKGPKISVGSFHVGKSGHGHGSGFGIVGHGFKGMSGSGGITSVTVNQGLLAPLNLEIDSNIQRVRTEEKNQIKGLNNKFASFIDKVRFLEQQNKMLETKWSFLQEQKTARCQIEPLFEAFIGNLRRQLENLECERARLDAERNSMEGTVEELRRRYEDEVNRRTGAENEFVSLKRDVDAAFMNKAELQAKADSLSDEIGFLRTLYDAEISQLQAQISDTSVLVSMDNSRDLDINGIIADVRAQYEEIANRSRAEAEAMYQSRFEDLRMAAGRNGNDLQNSQNEIADLNRTIQKLKGEIECTKSQRAALEAAIREAEESGEAAVRDAKQKLSELEAALQKAKQDMARQLREYQELMNVKLALDIEIATYKKMLEGEEHRIGAEGHVNISVLHSSTGGKHHSSGKSHETSGHHHHHHHKGGFSSRSHVPISKQYSSHGHHC, from the exons ATGTCTCACCGCTCCATCCTGGCCTCATCTGGACACAAGCACTTCAGTTCTGGTTCTGTTTCTTTACCCAAACTTTCCAGCTCACACAGCTTCTTATCACACTCTTCTAAAAATGTTCACCAGACCCAGCATTGTTTCAGCAGCAAGAGTGATCATTCTGTTGGGTTAAAGGGACCTAAGATTTCAGTGGGAAGTTTCCATGTAGGAAAAAGTGGACATGGACATGGATCTGGATTTGGTATTGTTGGTCATGGATTTAAAGGAATGTCTGGTTCTGGAGGGATCACATCAGTTACTGTAAACCAGGGTCTTCTGGCTCCTCTCAATCTGGAAATTGACTCAAACATCCAAAGAGTTAGAACAGAAGAAAAGAACCAAATTAAGGGCCTGAATAATAAATTTGCCTCCTTTATTGACAAG GTAAGATTTTTGGAACAGCAGAACAAGATGTTGGAGACCAAATGGTCTTTTCTACAAGAGCAGAAGACAGCAAGATGTCAGATTGAGCCTCTGTTTGAGGCTTTTATTGGCAACCTCAGGAGACAGCTGGAGAATCTAGAATGTGAGAGAGCTCGCCTGGATGCAGAGAGGAACAGCATGGAAGGCACTGTAGAAGAACTAAGGAGAAG ATATGAAGATGAAGTCAACAGAAGAACAGGTGCTGAAAATGAATTTGTTTCTCTGAAGAGG GATGTTGATGCTGCTTTCATGaacaaagctgaacttcaggccaaGGCTGACTCCCTGAGCGATGAGATTGGCTTCCTTAGGACCCTGTATGATGCG GAAATCAGTCAACTCCAAGCTCAGATTTCAGACACTTCAGTTCTTGTGTCCATGGACAACAGCCGAGACCTAGACATCAATGGTATCATCGCCGATGTCAGAGCTCAATATGAAGAGATTGCTAACAGAAGCAGAGCAGAGGCTGAAGCCATGTACCAATCCAGG TTTGAAGACCTGCGAATGgcagctggaagaaatggaaatGATCTGCAGAACAGCCAAAATGAGATTGCGGATCTCAATCGAACAATTCAGAAGCTTAAAGGTGAAATTGAATGTACCAAATCCCAG CGTGCTGCACTTGAAGCTGCCATCAGGGAAGCTGAGGAAAGTGGTGAAGCTGCTGTCAGGGATGCCAAGCAAAAATTGTCTGAATTGGAGGCTGCCCTACAGAAGGCCAAACAGGACATGGCTCGCCAACTAAGAGAATACCAGGAACTGATGAATGTTAAACTGGCTCTGGATATTGAGATTGCCACTTATAAGAAAATGCTGGAGGGAGAAGAGCACAG gataGGTGCAGAGGGACATGTAAACATTT CTGTCCTGCACTCCAGCACTGGAGGAAAACACCATTCTTCAGGAAAGTCCCATGAAACTAgtggccaccaccaccaccatcatcataagGGGGGGTTCAGCTCCAGAAGCCATGTCCCCATAAGCAAGCAATACTCCAGCCATGGACATCACTGCTAA